From the Papaver somniferum cultivar HN1 chromosome 2, ASM357369v1, whole genome shotgun sequence genome, the window agttggactaCTTAGATCGCGTTTCAAACGATCAAGGAGGTGCCAATACGTTCACTGCCGGCCCAATATTATCCCCAACCAATCGACAGTTAATGGCACAACAAATTGTTCGATTGAACTAGGGTGGACTCggctgctttgaaaccctaattggtgtttaCGGCAACATCTTAcagccgcaaatcgatcacgaccatccattttCTCCAGACGAATTGAGtggattagatctaattttagatggcccacGAGATGTCAACATGCTCGCCGGAAACCCATCTTTACACATGGTCGATCGATCTGTTCGAACTAGCACTTAATGCCTCGGATCGCTCGCCCAAAAGAGGGTTCGCCGCgtggcccctaaaccctaaaattgcgtcAACGGCAAtacacaactgccgcaaatcatctcgtccatccaactttgccagcctagttggatggtgtagatttatttttagaaaactaaCAAAGTAGCATTGTGACCACCGGCCATCCCTCCTtcacatggagtgatcgaccaagagaCAACTcgaccatagggtcctcaaacgattacccaaagatggtcggtcgtgctacttttaagacgctcaatccgtgactgattcgatcaagctcaaaaacagcgatgcttctaacacatcgattattttcagctactcgcttaaaagcgatgcttcatacacatcgattataagcgatgttttataaatattggtttcaaaaATAATTTATTACTTGACCTAAAAGCATTGTGCGCTGCTTTCAGCGACGACCCatatactcgagacatcaaacatgtcacaaactggggaatgctcactgggtattggtcttgcggtttacagcgtgcggcgtgtaacgcgcccattacgagaacgtgtcagggaaTAATGGACGGTTAAAAGcaatgagatagtgggtgaaggcgtgaccagtttcccctcatagtggaaacgtggtgatcaccactctttACAAAACTCCACTCATCCATCGCCTAATcacttccacttcctacgagatcagagtgtgctcgaacatgacttgtatagataggattttcaacctattcaaaacGGACAAGAcggaagtgttatcaacacaagtagccagaaaccattttctgatacaagtcataaaacagacacaccttcatagttcaacattctgatctcaaacaccgaattgaatctggaacaaacatttcttggtttaggccagagtcttacaaattgatctctcgaatctaaaattactcccgtgcagcGCATTTGTTTagcgtttgaattcgtttctcatcaacacacccaaatttaccaaaaacaacataatcagtttttaccccaaaacaccgacatcagggggaggatccaaggatatgatgtcgacatactttacttcgaaattgaagtggtgttgtactctttttcccttcgactgAGAATAGTTTTTTCCACAggattttgttactcggcaaggtttttaatgagacaacaacaaacaccgagaagtaatttcccaactaacGCTATATTCTTTACCACAAGGATTTTCTACCTTAGGATTTGCgaagcaactaatcaacttcaacggagcaaaatTATCTGCAATGGATcatctttacttgcatctgtcacgttgtactcttttcacttcttcaaggttttgtcccaatgggttttccttgtcaaggttttaatgaggcaacatattcgagtccaactatgttctaagtttgcttaatactGTACTCTTTTATTTAGTTCAAgttttgtccctttgggttttcctggcgaagttttaacgaggcaattaacttagactcgtcgatctttgaaaatcgtattgcatgtgatgaactacatgtaaagtacgagacaacatgtgaagtactacatgcgAAGAGTTGTACCAACGTTTTATTTCGGCACAATTCATCAAGGAGAGAATGAGATTTGAAGACCTACATTCGAAGCACTACATCTGGAGTTCCATTGTTGAACCGCACAAGGAGGAGTGTTAAAGGGCCCATGCCCATGGATGCGCGGTCCAAAACGGAAGTCTTTTGGTTTTCCCTTCTTCATTTATATGTAGGATATAATATCCATGTAACCAGAGAACTTATCAATAGAAATCTTCTCTTTCTCTGCCTCTTTCTTTTTTCCCATTATTCTACtgcaaaaaaataataagaagaagatagTGGAAATTGAATAAAAACCCCTCATTTCATGGACTTCACAAATACTCTTATCCATCAATAAATATACAATTCATCTTCTAAAATGTAATTCATTTAAATTAGAAGTCATAAATTTCCTTTCTATACTAATAATATTTAGACGAAAATCGTCATTTCATTTATTATTTCACATGATGGCGGTGGTGATGACACTATATTTTGGTATCAACTTGTgttgttgacaccagattttggTGTCAACTTGGGTTGTTGACACCGTAATTTAGACCtaattaatttctgaatttttcaattttgttaacaagaagGGTTGTTGACAAGAAGGGTTTTGGTAACAAAATATGatgtcaacttcggttgttgacacaaAAATCTCGAcctaatttatttttgaattttgaattttgttatCAACTTGATGGCGAAGGCGCAACGACGGTGGAGTTGgaggcgatggtggtggtggcgtaGGTGACGGTAAGTTGTGGTGGTTGTGGAGTGGTGGTTGTGTAGCACCGGTGGTGGAGTTGGAGGTGGTAGTGGAGCGATTGAGAAAGAAAATTATTGATatttgaaatgaagaaaataTTATCGATATTAGAGTAATTTATTTTTATACGGATAAAATTTCTAATAGGTGGAGAGTATATTTATACCGTGGTAACGTATTTTTGAAGGGTTCCAAATCCATTTTATTATACATGATTTGCGCCATTTTCTATGTAACACCCAAACGGCAATAATTTGAATCTAATATTTAGATGATACTTACCTCTTGTAAGACTCTACATTCcaccaaaaatgagcacaattaGAGATTCCAAACTCCAtcatctaccgatcttaatttcacCCATTAACTTTTAACGGCTGATATTCAAAGAGGTGGATGGATAGTGGTGTTATATGTAtcgaattgtgttcattttttgtaggaatgtagagttttataaGAGAAACATATCATTCAAATATTAGATTCAAATTCTTTGGTTTTTGCATGGAAAATACGCAAATCATATATGAtagtgtccatctaagagtgtccacagATCTTccctaaaaaaaaaagttataacgTACTTAGGCCCGCACACGGTTTGGTTCGGTGCGGTTATTGGTAAAACCGTTGACCTAACCGTGTATAGTGCGATTATCACATTTAAAATCGTAGCCGAACTATTTAGTATTCGTTTCGGTTTTTAACCGCACCAACACTATTCGGTTATTTTGCGGTTCGGTTCGGTTTTATCCAtaaataaaatatcaaaaaattctgACAGATTTTGTACCTGCACCTGTACATCCATTCCATACTTAACAAATAACAACTAACAAGTAGATTCTTAACCATACAAGAGTCTAAAGATCAAACAGACTTGAAGTTCAAAAGCAAGGAGTCGAAAGATCAAACACACACAATAGTCTTAACGTTTAACATAAGAAAAGAAAGTAGCACGAAGAGTTGAAGACAAGTAAAAGACTGCAGTCCATCCaattctcaagccaatcatcccCTCAATCCTCATCCTTTCCCAAAATGTCTGCAAAGAGaatgcaaatcaaacaaaatatatATCACTTGAGAGTACTAAAATTAAATTAAGTTGACAAAAAACAAGCAATACAAATAAGATGAAAtgttgaaaagaaatacaaattttaagtcaaaaaagaagagaagagattCCATTACCTTCTTCAATGTTGGCATTGTCGTATGGTACATAGTCACATATGAAATCAAGACAAATGGGTTTCTGCAACCAACTTTGCATACAGAGAAGTGTTTCAACTGTCCTTCCAGATAGCGAGCTTATCCATGGAGTAAGAATGCGCTTTCCGGTACTGAATGCAGATTCAGAAGCAACTGAGGACACTGGTATTTCCAAAATATCCTTCACCGTGAGTGATAGTACCTTATACTTGGTACTATTATCCTGCCACCAAGCCAGAATATCAAAGTCCCCGGTAGATGTTTCACAGTCATCAAGCAAATAACTTTCAAGTTCTGACTTTGGATGATTAGAGTGAACATTCATTCTTCGCCTTTTCTTCCTCGACTCAAGCATATCCTCAATGTTCTCTTCTTGCACACAAACTACCATGTCATCTACACCTGCAACAGTTGTTGACCCAGTACCTAAGACATTAGCACAATCAATATTACTAAGTGATGATGATAACAATATTTATGATACAATTAGCAAGTAgataaccaaaattcaaaaaatgtcACCTTCCTCTACATTGGCATTTGAATACATGGTGTTGTACTCTTCATAAAGTTTTCCCATATCTTGTTTCACAGTTTTTAAAACAGTTCCAACCCTGAAATCATCTTGCTCATACAAACATTCAAGATCAAACTTCAAACCAGACTCTTTCTCTCGAGGATCAAGCAACTTAGAAAAAAACAGAACATAGTTCATATCTTCATAATCCCCCCAATATGTGTTGTACTTTCGAAACATTACTTCTGCCATCCTAGAAATATGATAATCTCGGTTTCCTATAACTCTAAGACGAAACAACTGTTCATGAATCAAAGCCAACTGCCATAAAAATTCATGTGTAGTAACCTGTATTGAAGCAAAGAACTTAACAGTAGCATCAAAGAAGATCTTTAAACATTTCACAAGACTCCTAGCATATGACCAGTCTGCAGCATATGGAGCATGATGACGGGGCTTGTTCTTTTTCTTCCTATTCTTCGTTTTAGTTACATCTCCTTTACATTCAGACTCACTAGATGAACTAAGAAAATAATCTTCACTATCAATTACAACAGTGTCATCATCAGTATTAGGTAAAGCTTCACATTCatattctttgaaaatatacttatcTCGAAAGCTCTTATCTTCTCTTTCTAACCTCTTAAAGACCTTTTCATATGGAATGGCAGCTTCAAGCATCAGATATGTAGCATTCCATCTGGTCTTCACATCCAAGAAAACCATCTTCTTACAATCAATCTTCTCAAGAGCAGCACATTCTTTGAATTTGGCTAACCTAGAGGGAGAACATGTAACATATTTGATAACTGATCTGATCCTGCTAATTGACTTGTGATACAACAACACCGCATCTTTAACAACAAGCGCAAGAACATGCGCAACACACCTTACCTGATAAAAGAATGACAAAGCATGAAAGAATCAGTAAAGATACACAAGGGATGAATGCTAATAAGGATGATAAGAAAGCTCAATAAGTATGGATCGTACCCCGCTTTTAAACTAAGAAGAATGAAAACAATAGATACCTAACAGACAAACTCCAGGACCCACTACCACTGAGATGCTACAGAGATAAGCTATAAATAACAAATGGAAGAAACCTAGTTACAACAAACTGAATTTCAAGCTCATACCATTCATAATGTCTAAACATGACTAAATTCAAATGCCTAACATTCAGAGTGCTCAACCATTCCAAAGcattcaattcaattcaataaTATGAAACCCATTACACAAACCGAATTGCATTGTAATTTGTAAATAACAAAGGATTCTACTTAAGCTCGAGCAACAATTTGGGAACCAATCAGCATTACAATCATGGATTTCATCATCAAACCCTATCCACTGTACTAATTGGTCAGGTATAATTTGTAACTTTAgcaacttagttaccaaaatctCACTTCACAGCATAAGTATTACACAGACAGTTCCAACTTTTATATGTGATATGAAGCATTTAACAGAGATTGAAAAGAGTAAATAAATTCTCAAAGAGTAATTCATGTAACAACAATCATACCTCATATCAATCAACACCCATTAAAAGTTTAAAACCCTTTTGCTTACAGTCACAGATCATAAATCACTTCATTAATCAACAAACCTTTTTCAAGACATTTTACATCAACAAACCCTTTTACTCAATTTCATAATCAACAAAACCTCATAAACACTGAAGATTGAACTCAAATCAAACAGAATAAGTCAAACTGAAGATTGAtctcaaaaaaaaacaaagcacTAGTTACCTGTTTGAGCTGACAATACTCTCTAGAAGAACTCCCTATATTTTAATGAAGAACTCCAGCTGCTGCTCCTGGCTCTTGCTCTTCAAGGTTTGAgaacataaaaaaacaaaaaaaaaattaattataacCCTAAATCGATTGATAAACCGTAATCGATTGACAACAGAAATTTGATTGATAAACAGGAATCAAACCATCTCGAGACTCGAAGTAGTGAATCAAAAGAAACTctataaataaaaaaatcctagaaattgattaaaaaaaatcaatcaaggagAAAACACTAACTAGATcatagaggtggtggtgctcttgagtcttgaatcttgatggaGGTGGAGGAGGCGACTATATGCTACTGGCGGTGAATCTGGTGATGGAGACGACTGGAGAGAGACCAAGTCTCGGAATCGGAGAGgaagtgaagaagaaatgaagaagctGCTTGATAGTTTAGGGTTTCTAATATATATACTTTAGGGTTACTCGATTttagacggctaggattaatCAGGATAGTAAATCAACGGCTTATAATAATCGGTCCGGTTAGGGTGCAGTTATTGGTGGAACCGTTAGCCGAACCGAAGATCTATCGGTTATCAAAATTAAAACTGTGACCGACCGTTGATTATCGGTTCGGTATGGTTACGGTTGGGTTTGTGCGGTTACAGTTCGGTTCTGTGCAGGCCTAAACATAATGAACGTTTCCTTGTTGAAATGAGAAGAATAAACGCAATGCAGATCGTGTATGACACTTGGCGTTGGAGAATATAttccctccgtacctattatataggcggaatttcCATTTTTTCCTTGTACCACTATGTAAGCGGAATCCAAATTTCAAAACGATTTTTTACTTATATTACCCTTATTTATTTGCTTGGAAATCATCACAATTGAGTACTGGGAATATAATTAATGATAAAACAGGAAAAAacatataaatatataaaaccaataaaaattTCTTAATCTAAAAGAATTGGTCCGTCCGTCTATATATATCATAGTGAGGGAGTAGGCGCTATGCCGTCTAGGAAGCGTCGTAACATTGCTACAACCAGAGGTGTGACGCACCGTCCATTAGTCAAATATGGCGGGAAGAACCTTCATTGCACTATCCACATTACACAACAAAGGGTCTTCCTAGATTAAAGACACGTGTTCAGATGAAATTAAGTGAGTATGAGTTCGGTCTCTCGTCCCTTTAAT encodes:
- the LOC113350845 gene encoding zinc finger BED domain-containing protein RICESLEEPER 2-like, which codes for MFRHYEWYELEIQFVVRCVAHVLALVVKDAVLLYHKSISRIRSVIKYVTCSPSRLAKFKECAALEKIDCKKMVFLDVKTRWNATYLMLEAAIPYEKVFKRLEREDKSFRDKYIFKEYECEALPNTDDDTVVIDSEDYFLSSSSESECKGDVTKTKNRKKKNKPRHHAPYAADWSYARSLVKCLKIFFDATVKFFASIQVTTHEFLWQLALIHEQLFRLRVIGNRDYHISRMAEVMFRKYNTYWGDYEDMNYVLFFSKLLDPREKESGLKFDLECLYEQDDFRVGTVLKTVKQDMGKLYEEYNTMYSNANVEEGTGSTTVAGVDDMVVCVQEENIEDMLESRKKRRRMNVHSNHPKSELESYLLDDCETSTGDFDILAWWQDNSTKYKVLSLTVKDILEIPVSSVASESAFSTGKRILTPWISSLSGRTVETLLCMQSWLQKPICLDFICDYVPYDNANIEEDILGKDED